The Leadbettera azotonutricia ZAS-9 genome has a window encoding:
- a CDS encoding serine hydrolase domain-containing protein: MKTEGSGLCPKRLKNAEAYLKRIVDQGKVAGAGGMIIRHGVEGFCASAGFQDREKKTPMKDDSIYRIYSMSKTFTIVAAMTLYEKGLFRLHQPIADFLPAFKDPKVAIHDERGQATLVPAKRPITFEHLFTMTSGIPYPGENSYSARIMADTNKKSFKDAAKGKPWNTAKTVDEAAKTPLCFHPGDQWMYGFSHDILGRLIEVISGKTLGQYLKETIFDPLGLKDTAFYIPKEKQLRAVKPYRLGPKGLELVTDLGSDPASPTPPAFESGGGGLNSTMADCGRYAQMLLHDGKSGNERILSRKTLELIRASHCIPSEMASDVFPHLIGYGYGLGVRTMLDTAKAGLNGSLGEWAWDGMMGTYYCVDPAEDLTALFFIQLMSDINSDLQRGFVQTVYGAIDD, from the coding sequence ATGAAAACTGAAGGAAGCGGGCTTTGCCCCAAACGCCTCAAGAATGCGGAGGCTTATTTAAAGCGCATCGTGGATCAGGGCAAGGTTGCGGGCGCCGGGGGCATGATAATCCGGCATGGGGTGGAAGGCTTTTGCGCAAGCGCGGGCTTTCAGGACAGGGAAAAAAAGACCCCCATGAAGGACGATTCAATCTACCGCATTTACTCCATGAGCAAGACCTTTACCATCGTTGCAGCCATGACCCTTTACGAAAAGGGCCTTTTCAGGCTTCACCAGCCCATAGCGGATTTCCTGCCGGCCTTCAAAGATCCTAAAGTCGCGATTCATGACGAGCGCGGCCAGGCCACCCTGGTTCCTGCCAAAAGGCCCATCACCTTTGAACACCTTTTTACCATGACTTCGGGCATCCCCTACCCTGGGGAAAATTCTTATTCAGCCAGAATAATGGCGGATACAAACAAGAAGAGCTTTAAGGATGCAGCCAAAGGCAAGCCCTGGAACACAGCCAAGACAGTGGACGAAGCCGCCAAAACGCCCCTCTGTTTCCATCCTGGGGATCAGTGGATGTACGGCTTTTCCCACGATATTTTAGGCAGGCTCATAGAAGTGATTTCGGGCAAAACCCTGGGGCAATACCTTAAAGAAACAATTTTCGATCCCCTGGGGCTTAAAGATACGGCTTTTTATATCCCCAAGGAAAAGCAGCTGCGGGCGGTCAAACCCTACAGGCTGGGCCCCAAGGGCCTTGAGCTTGTGACGGATCTCGGCTCAGATCCTGCTTCCCCTACCCCTCCAGCCTTTGAAAGCGGCGGAGGCGGCCTCAATTCCACCATGGCGGACTGCGGGCGCTACGCGCAGATGCTCCTCCACGACGGCAAGTCGGGGAACGAGCGCATACTTTCCCGCAAAACCCTGGAGCTGATCAGGGCCAGCCACTGCATACCGTCAGAAATGGCCTCCGATGTTTTCCCCCACCTGATAGGCTATGGGTACGGCCTGGGGGTCCGGACCATGCTGGATACCGCCAAGGCCGGGCTTAACGGTTCCCTGGGCGAATGGGCCTGGGATGGCATGATGGGCACCTACTACTGCGTAGATCCGGCAGAGGACCTGACCGCCCTCTTCT